The genomic window CGACATGATCAAGGAAACACAGCTGGTCAAGATGGGCGACGCCCTGGGAGTCCGGATCCCGGAGACGCTGGTCGACAAGTACGGTCTTCAAGACGAGGTCGTGCTCGAGGAGCGGGACGAAGGGCTCTTGATCCATGCCCGGCGTGAAGCCAGGCTCTCGTGGGCAGAGACCTACCGGCAGATGGCGGCGGCAGAAGCGGACTGGTCCGATTGGCTGAACCTCCACGACGAGCACGAGCCCCCCACACGCGCAGGCGCTATGACCCCCCCCTCGCCAACCCGG from bacterium includes these protein-coding regions:
- a CDS encoding AbrB/MazE/SpoVT family DNA-binding domain-containing protein, which produces MIKETQLVKMGDALGVRIPETLVDKYGLQDEVVLEERDEGLLIHARREARLSWAETYRQMAAAEADWSDWLNLHDEHEPPTRAGAMTPPSPTR